The DNA sequence GTCCGGCCGCCTCAGTCCGGCGCCTCAATCCGTTTGGCGGATCCGGAACGCGTCGTCCCCGTCCGGCGGCGCCTCCGTCACCCGCACGTCGTCCACGGCGCTGCCGGGAGGCCCGGCGCGCAGCCAGTCGATCATCCGGTCGACGCTCGCCGCCTCGCCCTCCACCTCGACCTCGACGCTGCCGTCGGACCGGTTGCGCGCCCACCCGGCCACGCCGAGCCGCCGCGCCTCCTCGCGGGCGCTCCAGCGGTAGCCGACGCCCTGCACCATCCCGGTCACGACCGCCCGCCGGCGGATCGTCGTCTGTTCCTGGCTCACGCCGCCCATTGTGCTCCTGATTGAATTGTCCGGTGACCTCCATCGCCGCACTCCGCTCCGACCTGGCCGCCGCCGGGTTCACCGTCGACGGCCTGACCGCGCTCTGGGGAGATGAGGCGGCGGAGGCCCTGCATCGCGGGCAGCGCGTCCCGGCCGAGCGCGCGCTCGCCGGCGTCGGCGCGGGCCCGCTGGCGACGCTCGCCGCGCTGTTCGTGCTCGGGCGGCCCGTGGACCGGGAGGCCGCTGCGGCGGCGCTTCCCTCGCTCGGGCTCGACGGGGCGGCAGAGCTGGGACTGATCGTCGAGGGCGAAACGGTCGCCGCCGCCGTCGACCTCCGCCCGTACGCGTTCGTGGACGCCCTCGGCCCTGCGGAGTGGTGGATCGTCTCCGACCTGGGCGAGCTCGCGCTGGGCGGCGCGCTCCCCGAGGACCACGTGCTCGGCGTCGGCGGCGCCTCCATGACGCTGAGCGGCCTCATGCTCCAGCGTCCCGTCCGCTCGGCGCTCGACCTCGGGACCGGGTGCGGCATCCAGGCCCTGCACGCCTCCCGGCACGCCGACCGCGTCGTGGCGACCGACATCTCCGAGCGCGCCCTCCGCCTCGCCGCGCTCAACGCTGAGCTGAACGGCGTCGAGGGCATCGAGTTCCGGCTCGGGAGCATGTTCGAGCCGGTGGCGGGGGAGGCCTTCGACCACATCGTCTCGAACCCGCCGTTCGTCATCACGCCGCGGGCGGAGGGGGTGCCCGCCTACGAGTACCGCGACGGCGGGATGGTCGGCGACGGCCTGGTCGCGGCGTTCATCGCCGGCTGCGGAGAGCACCTGAACCCGGGCGGCGTCGCGCAGCTCCTCGGCAACTGGGAGTACCACGACACGGCCGACGCCCTGGAGCGTGTGCGCGGCTGGGTGGATGACTCCGCGCAGCCGCTCGACGCGTGGGTGATCGAGCGGGACACCGAGGACGCCGCGCAGTACGCGGAGACCTGGATCCGCGACGGCGGCACCCGGCCGGGCACCCCGGTGTTCGACACGCTGCTGGGCGCGTGGCTGGACGACTTCGAGGCGCGCGGCGTCAGGGAGGTCGGCTTCGGCTACCTGCTGCTGCGCCGGGCGGAGGGAGTGCCGACGCTGCGCCGGTTCGAGCGCATCCACGGGGCGCTCGGCGCGAACGAAGCCGGGCTCGGCCTCCACCTCGGCGAGTGCTTGGCGGCGCACGACGCCCAGTCGGCGCTGGACGACGACGCGTTCGGCGCGCTGCTGCTCACGGTCGCGGGCGACGTGACCGAGGAACGGCACCTCTGGCCCGGCGCCGAGTCGCCCACGGCCATCCTGCTCCGCCAGGGCGGCGGCTTCGGTCGGGTGGTCAGCTCGGACACGGGGCTGGCCGCGCTGGTCGGGGCGTGCGACGGGGACCTGAGCGTGGCGGCGATCGTCGGCGCGCTGGCCCAGATCTTCGAGGTGGACGAAGAGGCGCTGCGGGCGGACCTGCTGCCGACCGTCCGGGCGCTGGTGACGGACGGGCTCTTGCGCCTGCCGTGACCCGCGCTCGCGTCAGCGCGGCGGCAGCGCGACCAGCCGCACGTCGCTGAGCACCCCGTCCCCGGCCGTCGCCGTCAGGTAGGTGCACGCCGGCTGCCGCCGCCGGTCGGTGGGCGAACCCGGGTTCAGCAGCCGCAGCCCGCCGGGCGACACCGTGTCCCACGGGATGTGCGAGTGGCCGAACACCAGCACGTCCATGTCCGGGAAGTCCCGCTCGCACCGCTCCTCCCGCCCTTTCGCCGGTCCCGTCTCGTGGATCATGGCGAACCGCAGCCCGCCCAGCTCGGCCCGCGCGACCTCCGGAAGACGCCCGCGGAGTCCCGGCCCGTCGTTGTTGCCCCACACCCCGATCAGCCGCCGCGACCGCGCCTGGAGGAGGTCGAGCGTCGCCTCGTCCACCCAGTCGCCCGCGTGCAGGACGACGTCGGCGGCCTCCACCTCGGCCAGCACCTGCGGCGGCAGCGCCTTCGCCCGCAGGGGGATGTGGGTGTCGGACAGCATCAGCAGCTTCACGTTGGCAAACGGTAGGCGATTCCGCCGGGCGAGGCTAGCGTCGGGGGCATGGACCTCAGGACCCTCGGAAACAGCGGCACCATCGTGTCCGCCTTCGCCCTCGGCACCATGACCTTCGGGGCGGAGGCCGACGAGCCCACCTCCCACGCCATCCTGGACCGATACGTGGAGGCCGGAGGCACCCTCATCGACACGGCCGACGTGTACAGCACGGGCACGTCGGAGTCGATCATCGGGCGCTGGCTGTCCCGCAACCACGGCGCCCGCGACCGGCTCGTGATCGCGACCAAGGCGCGGTTCCCGATGGGGGACGGCTCCAACGACCTCGGCTTGTCCCGCACGCACCTGCGCAAGGCTCTCGACGACTCGCTGCGCCGGCTCGACGTCGACCACATCGACCTCTACCAGATGCACGCCTGGGACTACCTGACGCCGCTGGAGGAGACGCTGCGCTTCCTCGACGACGCGGTGACCGCGGGCAAGATCGGCTACTACGGCTTCTCGAACTACCTCGGCTGGCAGCTCACCAAGGCGGTCGCCGTCGCGGACGCCTACGGCTTCGTCGCGCCGGTGACGCTGCAGCCGCAGTACAGCCTCCTGGTCCGCGGCATCGAGCACGAGATCGTGCCGGCGGCGCTGGACTCCGGGATCGGCCTGCTGCCCTGGTCGCCGCTGGCCGGCGGCTGGCTGAGCGGCAAGTACCGCCGCAACGAGGCGCCGACGGGGGCCACCCGGCTCGGCGAGAACCCGAAGCGCGGCATGGAGGCCTTCGACGCCCGCAACGCCGACCCGCACACCTGGGACGTCATCGACGCGGTGCAGGCGGTCGCGGACGAGGCGGGCGCGAGCATGTCGCAGGTCGCGCTGGCGTGGCTGGTCGACCGGCCCGCGGTGTCGAGCGTGATCCTCGGAGCGCGCACGCTGGAGCAGCTGGACGACAACCTCGCCGCGGCCGACCTCGAGCTGACCGACGAGCAGCGCATCCGGCTGGACGAGGCGAGCACGCCGCGCACGGAGGTGTACCCGTACGGGCCGCAGGCGGTCGCGCAGCGGCACCGCAAGCGCGAAGGCGGCCGCTGACCCCGCTGCGTGGCTCAGGCGCGGAGCGCGGCCGTCTCGGACACGAAGGCGACGGCCGCCCGCTCCACCACGGGTGCCGGGAGATCGAGGCCGAGCACGACGTCCGTCGTAAGCGGCCGCGAGGCGCCCGGCTGCTGCGGCCCGGTCTCCGGCGGCGCTCCACCCGCGGCCGCCATCCCGAGCACGGAGACCCGCAACTCCACCACGCCGCCCGGCACCCGCCGCCCGGCGAACGACAGCACGGGCGACGCGAACGTCAGCGTGGTCCACTCGTCCGCTCCCAGCGTGAGGTCGCCGGGGAGCCCGGCCAGCCATGCGCCGAGTTCCGCGGCCTCGTCGAGGTGCAGCAGCGGGCCGGCCAGCCGCCAGCGCCGGTCCCCGTCCGCCGCGATGGCCTCCACAGTGAGCACGTCGCCGTCGCGCGACAGAGCACGGAGCGCGAGACTGCGTGAGCCCTCGCTGTCCGAGAGGAACACACCGGTCACCGTGGAGCCGGAACGACGGTGAGCACCCGCTCGATGTACTCGAAGAACGACACCATGAAGCCACGCAGGAGGCCTTCCAGCCGCTCATCCGTGACGGTCCCGTCGTCCTCGATCAGGCCAGGCTTCAGCTGGATATAGGCCTCCGGCGCGTTCATCTGCGGCGCCTGCAGGAAGCTCAGCACACTGCGGAGCTGCTGCTGCGCCACCGCCGTCCCGATCGGCCCGGTCGAGGCGCCGATCACGGCCGTCGCCTTGCGCGCGATCACGTTCTCGCCGTGCGGCCGGCTCGCCCAGTCGATCGCGTTCTTGAGCGCGCCGGGGATGGATCGGTTGTACTCCGGCGTGACGAACAACAGCGCCTGCTGCGCGGCGATGGACGCCTTGAAGTCGCGGACGACCTGCGGGAAGTCGCCGTCGTAGTCGCGGCTGTAGAGCGGCAGGTCCGCGATCCCGATGTCGGTGAAGACCAGCTCCTCCGGCGCCAGCTCGAGCAGTGCCTTCGACAGCCTGCGGTTGATGGATCCCGACGAGATGCTGCCGACGATGAGGCCGACCCGGTAAGGCGGTTGGAGCTCGTTGACCGTTGCCATGCCGCCAGCTTGCCCCCGGCCTCGCGCGGTGTCGAGTCCCGTGCCTGAGTCGTGCGCGCGCCCGTCTGAGACGTATTCGCGCCGGAATAGGGCATCTTCCCGATGTGGGAGGGGGTCCTTAGCGACGAGTCTGAGGTCATCGAAGAAAGCAGTGGAGCGAAGGGTGTGGATCATGATGCTGTCCGAGGAGTTCGTGGCCTCGCGGGTGTACGCGGGGGACGTCCAGCGGGCCGAGCACGACCGGGAGCTGGTGCGCCGGCTCCGCGAGGAGCGCGCCGAGCGCCGGGCCGAGCGGGCTGCCGGACGCCGGGCACGGCACGAGGCGCGGTCGGTCGCCGCGGTGACGGCGGAGCCGGTCTCCGCGCCGCGTGCGACCGGTGCGGGGCCGGTTCGGGAGTCCGCTCCGGAGGCCGCCCGCGACCAGGAGCGGGAGCTCGCCCACGCCGGCCGTTGACCGAGGTTCTGCCCTGGGCGAAGCAGGGCGGACAGGGGGTTCGGATGTCGGTGGTCCATGGCACGATGAGGCCATGCGATCACCGGCGTCCAGCCCCACGATGATCGGGCGCGAGTCCGATCTGGAGGCGCTGCGCGACGAGCTCGACGGAGTCCGTCGCGACGGCGGCCTCCGCGCCGTCGTGATCGGCGGCGAGGCGGGCATCGGCAAGTCGCGGCTGCTCGCCGAGTTCCTGGCCGAGGCCGAGGAGTCCTCCACGGTGCTGCTCGGCCGATGCGTCGACCTCGGCAACGACGGGGCGCCCTACGCGCCGTTCGCCGGCATCCTCCGCCGGCTCATCGAGCTGCGCGGCCTGGACGCCGTGCTGGAGGCCGCGGGCCACGGCGCCGGCGTCCTCTCCGTGCTCCTGCCCGAGCTGGCCGACGACTCCGCTGTCCCGGCGCGCACCGGCGCCGAGCGGCTGTACGAGCTGGTGACGGTCCTGTTCGAGACGCTGTCGGCCGACCGCCCGCTCGTCCTGGCGGTCGAAGACCTGCACTGGGCCGACACCGCGACGCTCGAACTGCTGCGGTTCATCGTCCGGATGGCCGAGCGCGGGCACCTCCTCGTCCTGCTGAGCTACCGCACAGACGAGATCACGCGCGGCCACCCGCTGCGCGCCTACCTCGGCGAGCTGGAGCGCACCCGCCGCGTCACGCGCTGGGAGCTGGCCAGGCTCGGCCGCGGTCAGGTGGAGGCGCTGATCGCCCGGCTGCTCGGCTGCGAGCCCGACGCCGCGACGGTCGGCCGCGTCTACGAGATGAGCGAGGGCGTCCCGTTCTTCGTCGAAGAGCTGATCGGCATCGACGGCCTCGCGACAGGGGAGGACCTTCCCGAGACGCTGCGGGAGCTGCTGCTCGCCCGGTTCGAGAAGCTCAGCGATCCCGCCCAGCGGCTGCTGCGCCTGGTCTCGGCCGGCGGCGTCTGCGTCGACCACGAGCTGCTCAGCGCGGTCTACGACGGCACGCCGGACCAGCTCGACGCGGCGGCGCGGGAGGCCGTGGTCGCCAATGTCCTGGTCGCCGACTCGACCGAGTACACCTTCCGCCACGCGCTCGTGCGCGAGGCCATCCACGCCGACCTGCTGCCGGGGGAGCGCAGCCGGTTCCACATGCGCTTCGCGGAGGCCCTGGAAGCCAGCCCGCAGCGCTCGGCGACGCAGCTCTCCACGCACTGGCTCGCCGCGCACGACGTGCGGCGCGCCTTCATCGCGTCGCTGGAGGCCATGAGCGAGGCGCGGATGTCGTACGCCTACGCCACGGCCGCCGCGATGGGCGACCGCGCCCTGGAACTGTGGGACAGCGTGCCGGACGCCGACGAGCTGAGCGCGCAGTGGCTGCGGACCGGAGGCCGCACCGAGCTGCTGGCGCGCACCGCGTCGGCGCTGCGCAACGCGGGCGACAACGAGCGCGCGCTCGCCCTGGTCAACGTGGCGCTCGAGACGGCCGACGGCCTCCCGCCCGCCCGGCAGGCGCGGCTGCTGCGCGACAAGGCGCAGTACCTCCAGAACCTCAACCGCACGGGCGTCCAGGAGCTGCTGCAGAGCGCCCTCGACGTGGTGCCGCCCGGCGCGCTGCCGGAGGGCGACGGCCTCCGCCTGCAGCTCCTGGCCGAGCTGGCCGCCCGGTACATGCTCGCGGCCCGGTTCGACGACGCGGTGGCCATGTCGTCGCGGGCGATCGAGGAAGCCGGCGACGGGTCGGACGCGCTCCGCTCCGTCGCGCACAACATCCTCGGCAGCTCACTGGTGTCCCGCGGTTCCGTGGAGCGCGGGCTGGCCGAGCTGGAGGAAGCCGGCCGGCTCGCCGAGAACGACTCCGCCGCCGAGCTGCGGTACGCCGTCAACGCGTCCGACGCGATGAACAACCTCGGCCGCTACGCCGAGGCGGTGCGGCTCGCCGAGGCGGGGGTCCGCGAGGCCCGCGCGCGCGGCATCGAGCGCTCCACCGGCGTCATCCTGTCCTCCAACACCGTGGAGCCGCTGCTCGCGCTCGGCGAGCTCGACCGGGCGGAGGCGCTGCTCGACCCCGCGCTGGCCCTCGACCCGCCGCCGAGCTTCCGCGCGCACCTGCAACGCATGAAGCTGTGGATCACGCTGTGGCGCGGCGACCTCGAGACGACCGAGACGCTGCTGCGCCGCTGGCACGGCGGCCTGCGCACACTCGGCGAACTGGAGGTCCAGTCGGAACTCGGCGTCGCCCGCCTCGCCGCGGAGGTGTCGATCGCCCGCGGCGACGCGTTCGACGCCTGGGAGCACACCGCTCCCGTTCGCACGGCGGCCCACCGACCGCTACCGGCGAACGACCTCCCGGTGCTCGCCGCGGCGGCGCGCGCCCTTGCCGACATCGCGTTCCGCTCCGAGCACGAGCGCGCCGAACGCGACACCCCGGTGGATGTGGCGCTGGAGGCCGCGCGCCTCGACGCGGCGCTGGCCGCCATCGAGGCCTGGCCGACGGCGGTCGCGTGGGGTCCGGTGATCCGCGCGGAGCTGGCCACAGCACTGGCGGCGCTGGCCGAGGCGGGCACGGTCTCCGATCCGTCCGCCGCCGACCGCTTCGACGGCGCACGAGTGGCCTGGGAGGCCGCGGTCGAGGCGACCGCGTTTCCGCTCGCCCCCGCGCACCTGCACCCCTACGCCCTCGTCCGCGCCGCCCGGGTCGCGCGGGCCGCGGGAGACCGCCCGGCCGCCGAACGCCTGGCCGTCGCCGCCCGAGACGAAGCACAGAACACGGGCTTCGGACTCCTCGCCGAGGCGGCCGTCGCCCTGATCTCGTCCCGCGGCGCCCGCGCTGTGGGCGGACCGCCCGCGCTCGGCCCCGGCGCCCCGCTCACGGAGCGCGAGGAGCAGGTCCTCGCCCTGATCGAGCAGGGGCTGAGCAACAAGCAGATCGGCGAGGTCCTCTTCATCTCCGCCAAGACCGCGAGCGTCCATGTCTCGAGCATCCTCCGCAAGGTCGGCGCCGCCAGCCGCACGGAGGCCGTCTACCGCGCGTCGCGGGCCGCTCGGTAGCGCGCCAGCGCGCTAGCGCTCGGCGGCCACCGCGCACACGATGCACAGCTCCGTCGTCGGCCGGGCCTCCAGCCGCTGCACCCCGATCGCGCGCCCGCAGGAGGCGCACGTCCCGTAGCGTCCCAGCCGGATGCGGTCGCGCGCCGCGTCCACGGCCGCGATGTCCGCCGCCGTCTCCGAGCGGAGGGCGTGCAGCCTGCTCCACTCCGAACTCAGCGTCGGCCCTTCCGGGTCGTGCTCGTCGTCGGCGGTCGACTCCGACCGCGACGACAGCAGCGACCCCAGGGCCTCCGCGAGGCGCTGCGACTCCGCGACGTCCCCCTGACGCCGCTCGTCCAGCATCCTGTCGAAGCCCTCCAGCTCGTCGGTGGTCAGTCCGATGTCCTGGATGATGTAGAGCTCTCGTGTGTCCGGTGATTCGGTGTGCATCCGCGCACCCCCTTCCGATCCCGCCGTGTCAGCGTACGCCCGGCATCCGGTATCCGACGTAGGCTCGGCGCGTGCCTTCGTTTCGTGTGATCATCCCGGTCGGGCGCCTGCGGCCCGACGTGGCCCCGACCCAGGTGGAGCCGGCGGCCGCCGCCGCGGTGGCCGAACTGACGACCGTGGAGGCGACCAGCGTCGACATCGTCAGCCGCGAGGCGCGGCTCACCGTGCGTTTCACCGCGGACGGCGCGCACGACGCACTGCGCGTCGCCGAGCACGCGGTCGCCGCCGTCGGAGCGCTCGCGCAGACCGGGGACTGGCGGCTCACCGAACGCGTCGGCGGCCGCTGGTTCCGGAGGGCGTGAGCTCGGCGCTCACACCGCCGCCGGCAGCGACGCCTCGATGAGGCCGACGATCCGCGGGTCGTCCGGCTCCATCTGCGGGCGGAACCGGTGCACCGCGCCGTCGGGCGTGATGACGAACTTCTCGAAGTTCCACTTCACCTTGCCGGCCTTGCCGTCGGCGTCCGGGTGCGTGGTCAGCTCGTTGTAGAGCGGGTGCGCGTTGCGGCCGTTCAGCCGCACCTTCTCCATCATCGGGAACGTGACGCCCCACGTCGTCGAGCAGTACTCCTTGATCGCGTCCGTCGAGCTGAGCTCCTGGAGGAACTGGTTGCTCGGGAACCCGATCACCGTGAACCCGCGGTCGCCGTATGTCTCCTGCAGCTGCTCCAGCTTCTCGTACTGCGGTGCGAGTCCGCAGCGGGAGGCGACGTTGACGACGAGGATGACCTTGCCCGAAAAGGCGGCGAGGCTGGTCGGAGCTCCATCGATGGTGTGGAACGGGATATCCATCAGGGTCATGGTCCGAGCCTACGTCCCGATACGTGAGTGTATGCGCGGATGCGGCGAAGACCCAGGAACGGTCCCGTCGGCGCGGTTCAGGCCCTCGCGAGCGGCGCGGCCGGATCCGACGCCCACTCGTTGAGCGACCCGTCGTAGACCGTCACGTCGTCGCGCCCGAGCAGCGCCAGAGCGAGGGCGTCGGCAGCCGCGGCGATCCCGCCGCCGCAGTACGCGACGATCGGGTCGGGCGACGCCAGCACGTCGGCGAAGAGGTCGTGCAGTCCGGCGGCCGGCAGGAACGCGTTGGTCGCCCGGTCCACCAGCCGCACGGCCGGCGCGCTCACGCTACCCGGAATGTGCCGGGCGGCGAAGTCCTTCGGCGCGGTGCCGCAGACCAGCGTCCCCGGCCGGTCGCCGGCGAGCAGTGCCGCGACGTCCTCCCTGTCGCTCCAGAACCCCGGCAGTTCGGCGGCGACGAATCGGCCGGCGGGCGCGGGCGTCACGGGGCCGGACGCGAGCGGTCGGCCCTCCTCCCGCCACTTGGTCACGCCGCCGTCGAGCACCGCGACGCGGTCGTGGCCGAACGAGCGGAACAGCCACCACAGCCGGGAGGCCCACTGCCCGACCGCGCCGTCGTACA is a window from the Leifsonia shinshuensis genome containing:
- a CDS encoding acylphosphatase, producing MSQEQTTIRRRAVVTGMVQGVGYRWSAREEARRLGVAGWARNRSDGSVEVEVEGEAASVDRMIDWLRAGPPGSAVDDVRVTEAPPDGDDAFRIRQTD
- a CDS encoding PqqD family peptide modification chaperone, producing MTSIAALRSDLAAAGFTVDGLTALWGDEAAEALHRGQRVPAERALAGVGAGPLATLAALFVLGRPVDREAAAAALPSLGLDGAAELGLIVEGETVAAAVDLRPYAFVDALGPAEWWIVSDLGELALGGALPEDHVLGVGGASMTLSGLMLQRPVRSALDLGTGCGIQALHASRHADRVVATDISERALRLAALNAELNGVEGIEFRLGSMFEPVAGEAFDHIVSNPPFVITPRAEGVPAYEYRDGGMVGDGLVAAFIAGCGEHLNPGGVAQLLGNWEYHDTADALERVRGWVDDSAQPLDAWVIERDTEDAAQYAETWIRDGGTRPGTPVFDTLLGAWLDDFEARGVREVGFGYLLLRRAEGVPTLRRFERIHGALGANEAGLGLHLGECLAAHDAQSALDDDAFGALLLTVAGDVTEERHLWPGAESPTAILLRQGGGFGRVVSSDTGLAALVGACDGDLSVAAIVGALAQIFEVDEEALRADLLPTVRALVTDGLLRLP
- a CDS encoding metallophosphoesterase family protein — encoded protein: MLSDTHIPLRAKALPPQVLAEVEAADVVLHAGDWVDEATLDLLQARSRRLIGVWGNNDGPGLRGRLPEVARAELGGLRFAMIHETGPAKGREERCERDFPDMDVLVFGHSHIPWDTVSPGGLRLLNPGSPTDRRRQPACTYLTATAGDGVLSDVRLVALPPR
- a CDS encoding aldo/keto reductase, which codes for MDLRTLGNSGTIVSAFALGTMTFGAEADEPTSHAILDRYVEAGGTLIDTADVYSTGTSESIIGRWLSRNHGARDRLVIATKARFPMGDGSNDLGLSRTHLRKALDDSLRRLDVDHIDLYQMHAWDYLTPLEETLRFLDDAVTAGKIGYYGFSNYLGWQLTKAVAVADAYGFVAPVTLQPQYSLLVRGIEHEIVPAALDSGIGLLPWSPLAGGWLSGKYRRNEAPTGATRLGENPKRGMEAFDARNADPHTWDVIDAVQAVADEAGASMSQVALAWLVDRPAVSSVILGARTLEQLDDNLAAADLELTDEQRIRLDEASTPRTEVYPYGPQAVAQRHRKREGGR
- a CDS encoding WapI family immunity protein, producing MFLSDSEGSRSLALRALSRDGDVLTVEAIAADGDRRWRLAGPLLHLDEAAELGAWLAGLPGDLTLGADEWTTLTFASPVLSFAGRRVPGGVVELRVSVLGMAAAGGAPPETGPQQPGASRPLTTDVVLGLDLPAPVVERAAVAFVSETAALRA
- a CDS encoding NADPH-dependent FMN reductase codes for the protein MATVNELQPPYRVGLIVGSISSGSINRRLSKALLELAPEELVFTDIGIADLPLYSRDYDGDFPQVVRDFKASIAAQQALLFVTPEYNRSIPGALKNAIDWASRPHGENVIARKATAVIGASTGPIGTAVAQQQLRSVLSFLQAPQMNAPEAYIQLKPGLIEDDGTVTDERLEGLLRGFMVSFFEYIERVLTVVPAPR
- a CDS encoding helix-turn-helix transcriptional regulator — protein: MRSPASSPTMIGRESDLEALRDELDGVRRDGGLRAVVIGGEAGIGKSRLLAEFLAEAEESSTVLLGRCVDLGNDGAPYAPFAGILRRLIELRGLDAVLEAAGHGAGVLSVLLPELADDSAVPARTGAERLYELVTVLFETLSADRPLVLAVEDLHWADTATLELLRFIVRMAERGHLLVLLSYRTDEITRGHPLRAYLGELERTRRVTRWELARLGRGQVEALIARLLGCEPDAATVGRVYEMSEGVPFFVEELIGIDGLATGEDLPETLRELLLARFEKLSDPAQRLLRLVSAGGVCVDHELLSAVYDGTPDQLDAAAREAVVANVLVADSTEYTFRHALVREAIHADLLPGERSRFHMRFAEALEASPQRSATQLSTHWLAAHDVRRAFIASLEAMSEARMSYAYATAAAMGDRALELWDSVPDADELSAQWLRTGGRTELLARTASALRNAGDNERALALVNVALETADGLPPARQARLLRDKAQYLQNLNRTGVQELLQSALDVVPPGALPEGDGLRLQLLAELAARYMLAARFDDAVAMSSRAIEEAGDGSDALRSVAHNILGSSLVSRGSVERGLAELEEAGRLAENDSAAELRYAVNASDAMNNLGRYAEAVRLAEAGVREARARGIERSTGVILSSNTVEPLLALGELDRAEALLDPALALDPPPSFRAHLQRMKLWITLWRGDLETTETLLRRWHGGLRTLGELEVQSELGVARLAAEVSIARGDAFDAWEHTAPVRTAAHRPLPANDLPVLAAAARALADIAFRSEHERAERDTPVDVALEAARLDAALAAIEAWPTAVAWGPVIRAELATALAALAEAGTVSDPSAADRFDGARVAWEAAVEATAFPLAPAHLHPYALVRAARVARAAGDRPAAERLAVAARDEAQNTGFGLLAEAAVALISSRGARAVGGPPALGPGAPLTEREEQVLALIEQGLSNKQIGEVLFISAKTASVHVSSILRKVGAASRTEAVYRASRAAR
- a CDS encoding TraR/DksA family transcriptional regulator, yielding MHTESPDTRELYIIQDIGLTTDELEGFDRMLDERRQGDVAESQRLAEALGSLLSSRSESTADDEHDPEGPTLSSEWSRLHALRSETAADIAAVDAARDRIRLGRYGTCASCGRAIGVQRLEARPTTELCIVCAVAAER
- a CDS encoding glutathione peroxidase, encoding MTLMDIPFHTIDGAPTSLAAFSGKVILVVNVASRCGLAPQYEKLEQLQETYGDRGFTVIGFPSNQFLQELSSTDAIKEYCSTTWGVTFPMMEKVRLNGRNAHPLYNELTTHPDADGKAGKVKWNFEKFVITPDGAVHRFRPQMEPDDPRIVGLIEASLPAAV
- a CDS encoding sulfurtransferase; protein product: MTLTTARSDEPTVPDPATLADLRGDRRNGADDSSAGVEVRAALGAALAGPLVSTQWLCDHLGADGLLVIDASVVAVAGADGRTDYVSGIERHGEGHVPGAVFADLLERFSDPAAPFPFTRPGAEAFAAAATALGVDADTTVVVYDGAVGQWASRLWWLFRSFGHDRVAVLDGGVTKWREEGRPLASGPVTPAPAGRFVAAELPGFWSDREDVAALLAGDRPGTLVCGTAPKDFAARHIPGSVSAPAVRLVDRATNAFLPAAGLHDLFADVLASPDPIVAYCGGGIAAAADALALALLGRDDVTVYDGSLNEWASDPAAPLARA